Proteins from a single region of Haloarcula laminariae:
- a CDS encoding DUF7547 family protein, which translates to MTDPDDDIAALLGDLVRTLQDLQGEVEPRTADGRPRPPTPSELVRFTSDVTIPAAILVLKTNIEALKLLRRALRLADGRPSTASSGGDVQERATQLSRATLARLDDALSDLQGAVEGRPPDAEARELLTEARELRASLAERLAESESVAGDDFDGEGTDVPVDVDAELRSIKDDMDDPTGDEE; encoded by the coding sequence ATGACCGACCCCGACGACGACATCGCCGCCCTGCTGGGGGACCTCGTCAGGACGCTACAGGACCTCCAGGGGGAAGTCGAACCCCGCACTGCGGACGGCCGCCCACGCCCGCCGACACCGAGCGAACTCGTCCGGTTCACCAGCGACGTGACCATTCCGGCCGCGATACTCGTCCTGAAGACTAATATCGAAGCGCTGAAACTGCTCCGCCGGGCCCTGCGACTGGCGGACGGGCGGCCGTCGACAGCGTCGAGTGGCGGCGACGTCCAGGAGCGGGCGACCCAGTTGAGCCGCGCGACGCTGGCCCGGCTCGACGACGCGCTCTCGGACCTCCAGGGGGCCGTGGAGGGACGGCCGCCGGACGCGGAGGCGAGGGAACTGCTGACCGAGGCCAGAGAGCTCCGGGCGTCGCTCGCCGAGCGACTGGCCGAGAGCGAGTCCGTCGCCGGCGACGACTTCGACGGCGAGGGGACCGACGTACCGGTCGACGTCGACGCCGAACTCCGGTCTATCAAGGACGATATGGACGACCCGACGGGCGACGAGGAGTGA
- a CDS encoding Zn-ribbon domain-containing OB-fold protein, with protein sequence MTLEAGICPNGHVSYPTHPRCPDCGDPQDETVDLSDERAEVVTWTTSTATPPGVREPNTLAIVEFDISHLEYEDAFVRAMGQATSDDIETGDVVEPVYVEELRDPDVGIKSANPESTDWDGYRWDPV encoded by the coding sequence ATGACGCTCGAAGCAGGCATCTGTCCGAACGGTCACGTATCGTACCCGACCCACCCGCGCTGTCCGGACTGTGGCGACCCGCAGGACGAGACCGTCGACCTCTCCGACGAACGCGCCGAGGTCGTCACGTGGACCACCTCGACGGCGACCCCGCCCGGCGTGCGGGAGCCCAACACGCTGGCGATTGTCGAGTTCGACATCTCCCATCTGGAGTACGAGGACGCGTTCGTCCGCGCGATGGGTCAAGCGACGAGCGATGACATCGAGACCGGGGATGTCGTCGAACCGGTGTACGTCGAGGAGCTTCGGGACCCCGACGTGGGCATCAAGAGCGCGAACCCCGAGAGCACGGACTGGGACGGCTACCGCTGGGACCCGGTCTGA
- a CDS encoding HTH domain-containing protein: protein MSKTECPQTRRAELFVRADLPTPSEKRRAAVEKRLQELQCAGAIDATGTTVWEKRVPVADDDCPEQTRYEEFLDWAIEAGATLSPFFDTRLCYSWETGEKRTELVLPALCLAVYEDDDLVQVAPFARGGTPRSIEECLDDLESGRTPLTPASPTVSTAD from the coding sequence ATGTCCAAAACCGAGTGTCCACAGACCCGGCGTGCGGAGCTGTTCGTCAGAGCCGACCTCCCCACACCGTCGGAGAAACGTCGAGCCGCGGTCGAGAAGCGGCTCCAGGAACTGCAGTGTGCGGGCGCTATCGACGCCACCGGAACCACGGTGTGGGAGAAGCGCGTTCCGGTCGCGGACGATGACTGTCCCGAACAGACCCGCTACGAGGAGTTCCTCGACTGGGCTATCGAGGCCGGAGCGACCCTCTCGCCCTTCTTCGACACCAGGCTGTGTTACAGCTGGGAGACCGGCGAGAAGCGCACCGAACTCGTGTTGCCCGCGCTGTGTCTCGCCGTCTACGAGGACGACGACCTGGTGCAGGTCGCTCCGTTCGCTCGCGGGGGAACCCCCCGCTCTATCGAGGAGTGTCTCGACGACCTCGAATCGGGTCGGACGCCGCTGACACCCGCCAGCCCGACAGTCTCGACGGCTGATTGA
- a CDS encoding HTH domain-containing protein, whose product MSHNKRLAVYLRTPVASGTEQRQTSVLGRADALRQQRLVDEVTVTYWSRLSTGVDPHQNSDIRALEQWAADNGCSLAPAFDRRDRHSAVTGDDSVVTLPIACVAYWEGGELLGVYPHAGPSGHCTVADGLDRIEAALRSGERLNHTGARR is encoded by the coding sequence ATGAGTCACAACAAACGGTTAGCGGTGTATCTACGCACGCCGGTCGCTAGCGGGACCGAGCAGCGCCAGACAAGTGTTCTCGGCCGGGCCGACGCCCTCCGACAGCAGCGCCTCGTGGACGAGGTGACAGTCACCTACTGGAGTCGTCTCTCGACCGGTGTCGACCCACACCAAAACTCGGATATCCGGGCGCTGGAGCAGTGGGCCGCCGACAACGGCTGTTCGCTCGCGCCGGCGTTCGACCGCCGCGACCGGCACAGCGCCGTTACCGGCGACGACTCGGTGGTGACGCTCCCGATTGCCTGCGTGGCCTACTGGGAGGGCGGCGAGCTACTGGGCGTCTATCCCCACGCCGGCCCCAGCGGCCACTGCACGGTCGCCGACGGGCTGGACAGAATCGAAGCCGCGCTCCGGAGCGGCGAGCGGCTGAATCACACGGGTGCCAGGCGGTAG